One genomic segment of Carassius auratus strain Wakin chromosome 29, ASM336829v1, whole genome shotgun sequence includes these proteins:
- the LOC113048536 gene encoding G1/S-specific cyclin-D2-like — translation MELFCLEKDAIVRAQRDPNIFCDERVLQSLLTVEDRYVPQGPYFKCVQKEIQPFMRRMVSTWMLEVCEEEKCEEDVFPLAMNYLDRFLAAVNTRKCYLQLLGAVCLFLASKLKACQPLSARKLCIYTDNSITSQQLLEWELVVLNKLKWNLAAITPLDFIEHILHKLPFPEERLTLIRKHAQTFITLCATDHSFTMYPPSMIATGCVGAAVCGLQPDQSNQNLWGDSLTELLAKITHTEVDCLKSCQEQIEQLLTSSLKESQQQHQQLQEGRASNKGTESQSLSCTPTDVRDVNL, via the exons ATGGAACTTTTTTGTTTGGAAAAGGACGCAATCGTGCGAGCTCAGAGAGATCCCAACATCTTCTGCGATGAAAGAGTACTGCAAAGTCTTTTAACAGTGGAGGACAGATATGTTCCGCAGGGACCCTATTTTAAATGTGTCCAGAAGGAAATTCAGCCTTTTATGAGGCGGATGGTCTCGACGTGGATGCTGGAG GTTTGTGAAGAAGAGAAATGTGAAGAGGATGTCTTTCCCTTGGCTATGAACTACCTGGACAGATTTTTAGCTGCAGTCAATACAAGAAAATGTTATTTGCAGCTTTTAGGGGCCGTGTGTCTCTTCCTGGCTTCAAAATTAAAAGCATGCCAACCGCTGTCGGCCAGGAAGCTCTGCATATACACAGACAACTCTATTACATCTCAACAACTGCTG GAGTGGGAGTTGGTGGTTCTTAATAAATTGAAATGGAACCTGGCTGCCATCACCCCACTTGACTTTATTGAACACATCCTGCACAAACTGCCCTTTCCCGAAGAGAGACTGACGCTGATCCGCAAACACGCGCAAACCTTCATCACCCTCTGTGCAACAG ATCACAGCTTCACCATGTACCCTCCCTCTATGATCGCTACAGGATGTGTGGGGGCAGCAGTATGTGGCCTCCAGCCTGACCAGAGCAATCAAAATCTGTGGGGGGACAGTCTGACAGAGCTGCTGGCTAAAATCACCCACACTGAGGTG GATTGTCTGAAATCTTGTCAAGAGCAGATTGAGCAGTTACTGACCAGCAGCCTGAAAGAAAGTCAACAACAGCATCAACAGCTACAGGAGGGCAGAGCCAGCAACAAAGGGACGGAATCTCAAAGTCTGTCCTGCACCCCTACAGATGTCCGTGATGTTAACTTATGA